In Hevea brasiliensis isolate MT/VB/25A 57/8 chromosome 13, ASM3005281v1, whole genome shotgun sequence, a single genomic region encodes these proteins:
- the LOC110667237 gene encoding ubiquitin carboxyl-terminal hydrolase 5 isoform X1, which translates to MTEVSMCSSTACGELTPEEERVLIRDIAISAEANSKEGDTFYLITQRWWQHWIEYVNQDQQNITNDGSSLLEHCDLVGSSKRPASIDNSDLIYDATSEDSHVGIEIHDSLLEGRDYVLLPQEVWNQLYSWYGGGPTLARKVISSGLSQTELAVEVYPLRLQLLVTPKGDHSAIRISKKETIGELHRRACEIFYLNSEQVCIWDYYGHRKHALMHDMDKTLDDANIQMDQDILVEVLNNVNGTALSGYNRPIQDDGSSLKEASSILLEPSKSSLSIAGGLSASKGASRSCSAELSQGQNPTSPAGELDNAYGVSGVSTRGSSSGLIGLHNLGNTCFMNSAIQCLVHTPEFAKYFREEYRQEINWQNPLGLVGELALAFGELLRKLWAPGRTAIPPRQFKAKLARFAPQFSGYNQHDSQELLAFLLDGLHEDLNRVKHRPYIKSRDADGRPDEEVADEYWANHIARNDSIIVDVCQGQYKSTLVCPVCNKVSVTFDPFMYLSLPLQSTTTRSITVTVFSCDGSTMPFACTVTVPKHGRCRDLIHALSNSCSLKNNEELKLVEVRNHLFQRFLEDPLISLSTIKDDDHLAAYKIPKLVKKTLVLRLIHRRQERETNDSQTVSQWKPYGTPLLSSISCDDVITRGDIQTEVYKMLSPFLRAESLRHDDIADSNTLVAASDACHDSSSGEACADPLSDSMMNSTSKALTLLKLPLQLVDENNACIDLSVGEEKAIRLSSSATSIVVYVDWSQELLEKFDTHYMENLPEVLKYGPVNKKARTEPLSLYTCLEAFLREEPLVPEDMWLCPQCKERRQASKKLDLWRLPEVLVIHLKRFSYSRSMKHKLETFVNFPIHDLDLTSYVANKNSTQRQLYELYALTNHYGGMGSGHYTAHIKLLDEKRWYNFDDSHISPISEDEVKTAAAYVLFYRKVKGNGANRNGGKPSEGHHSSQK; encoded by the exons ATGACGGAAGTATCAATGTGCAGTAGCACTGCCTGTGGGGAGCTCACGCCGGAGGAAGAGAGGGTTTTGATTAGAGACATTGCTATTTCCGCTGAGGCTAATAGCAAAGAAGGTGACACCTTCTATTTAATCACTCAGAG GTGGTGGCAGCATTGGATTGAATATGTGAACCAAGACCAGCAAAATATTACAAATGATGGGTCCTCTTTGTTAGAACATTGTGATTTGGTTGGTTCTTCAAAGAGGCCTGCTAGTATTGATAATTCTGATTTAATATACGATGCAACTTCAGAGGACTCCCATGTCGGCATTGAGATTCATGATAGTTTATTAGAAGGCCGTGATTATGTACTGCTTCCGCAAGAAGTTTGGAACCAGTTGTATTCATG GTATGGAGGTGGTCCAACATTGGCACGAAAAGTAATCAGTTCAGGTCTTTCTCAGACAGAATTAGCTGTGGAGGTGTATCCTCTCCGTCTTCAACTGCTGGTTACACCTAAGGGTGATCACTCTGCAATAAGAATAAGCAAGAAG GAGACAATTGGGGAGCTTCATAGAAGAGCTTGTGAGATTTTTTATCTCAATTCAGAACAA GTTTGCATTTGGGATTACTATGGCCACCGAAAGCATGCTTTGATGCATGACATGGATAAAACACTTGATGATGCCAACATACAGATGGATCAGGAT ATTCTGGTGGAGGTTCTTAACAATGTCAATGGTACTGCATTGAGTGGTTATAATCGTCCTATTCAGGATGATGGATCTTCTCTGAAGGAAGCTAGTTCTATTCTTTTAGAGCCTTCTAAGTCAAGCTTATCAATTGCAGGAGGTTTATCTGCAAGCAAGGGTGCTTCAAGAAGTTGCAGTGCAGAGCTGTCACAAGGTCAAAACCCGACATCTCCAGCTGGGGAGTTGGATAACGCATATGGGGTTAGTGGTGTCAGTACAAGGGGGTCTTCTAGCGGCCTGATTGGGTTGCATAACCTTGGAAACACATGCTTTATGAATAGTGCAATACAATGTCTTGTTCATACTCCTGAGTTTGCGAAGTACTTCCGCGAGGAGTATCGTCAAGAGATAAATTGGCAAAACCCCTTGGGTTTGGTG GGTGAACTAGCACTAGCATTTGGTGAGTTACTCCGAAAGCTTTGGGCACCTGGTCGGACAGCAATTCCTCCTCGCCAATTTAAAGCAAAGCTGGCTCGTTTTGCACCTCAATTTAGTGGGTACAATCAGCATGATTCTCAG GAGCTTTTAGCATTTCTCCTAGATGGTCTTCATGAAGATTTGAATCGCGTCAAACACAGACCTTACATAAAGTCTAGAGATGCTGATGGTCGTCCAGATGAAGAAGTTGCTGATGAGTACTGGGCAAATCACATTGCTCGTAATGATTCTATAATTGTTGATGTGTGCCAA GGGCAATACAAGTCAACGTTGGtttgcccagtgtgcaataaAGTCTCTGTCACATTTGATCCCTTCATGTACCTTTCTTTGCCACTCCAATCCACCACTACCCGATCTATTACAGTGACAGTTTTTTCTTGTGATGGAAGCACCATGCCATTTGCTTGCACAGTGACTGTCCCGAAGCATGGACGATGTAGAGACTTGATCCATGCACTTAGCAATTCTTGTTCCTTAAAGAACAATGAAGAGCTTAAACTTGTTGAG GTACGAAACCATTTATTTCAAAGGTTTCTAGAAGACCCTTTAATATCTTTATCCACGATCAAAGATGATGACCACCTTGCTGCCTACAAGATTCCAAAGTTGGTAAAGAAAACACTTGTGCTTAGGTTGATACATCGCCGTCAAGAACG GGAAACAAATGATTCCCAAACTGTGTCACAGTGGAAACCTTATGGTACACCTCTTTTATCATCAATCTCATGTGATGATGTAATTACAAGAGGTGATATACAGACTGAAGTTTACAAAATGCTCTCCCCTTTTCTAAGAGCTGAGAGTTTGAGACATGATGACATTGCTGATTCCAACACCTTGGTGGCGGCATCAGATGCATGCCATGACAGCAGCTCTGGTGAAGCATGTGCAGATCCTTTATCAGATTCTATGATGAATAGTACTTCCAAGGCATTGACATTGTTGAAACTACCACTTCAGCTAGTTGATGAAAATAATGCATGCATTGATCTTTCAGTGGGAGAAGAGAAGGCCATCAGATTGTCCTCATCAGCAACATCAATAGTAGTATATGTAGATTGGTCTCAGGAGCTCTTAGAGAAGTTTGATACCCATTACATGGAAAACTTACCTGAAGTGCTCAAATATGGACCTGTGAATAAGAAAGCTCGTACTGAACCTCTCTCCTTGTACACCTGTCTAGAAGCTTTTCTGCGTGAAGAGCCCTTGGTGCCTGAAGACATGTG GTTATGTCCACAATGCAAAGAACGACGGCAAGCAAGTAAAAAGCTCGACTTATGGAGGCTTCCTGAAGTGTTGGTCATCCACTTGAAAAGGTTCTCCTATAGCAGGTCAATGAAGCATAAACTGGAAACTTTTGTCAATTTTCCCATTCATGACTTGGACTTGACAAGTTATGTAGCCAACAAGAACAGCACCCAACGTCAGCTCTATGAACTTTATGCCTTAACCAACCATTATGGTGGCATGGGAAGTGGGCACTATACGGCTCATATCAAG cttctggatgagaaaaggtgGTACAATTTTGATGACAGCCACATATCACCCATAAGTGAAGATGAAGTCAAGACAGCTGCTGCATATGTTCTATTTTATCGCAAAGTGAAGGGTAATGGTGCCAATAGAAATGGAGGAAAGCCTTCCGAGGGTCACCACTCATCCCAAAAGTAA
- the LOC110667237 gene encoding ubiquitin carboxyl-terminal hydrolase 5 isoform X2, which produces MTEVSMCSSTACGELTPEEERVLIRDIAISAEANSKEGDTFYLITQRWWQHWIEYVNQDQQNITNDGSSLLEHCDLVGSSKRPASIDNSDLIYDATSEDSHVGIEIHDSLLEGRDYVLLPQEVWNQLYSWYGGGPTLARKVISSGLSQTELAVEVYPLRLQLLVTPKGDHSAIRISKKETIGELHRRACEIFYLNSEQVCIWDYYGHRKHALMHDMDKTLDDANIQMDQDILVEVLNNVNGGLSASKGASRSCSAELSQGQNPTSPAGELDNAYGVSGVSTRGSSSGLIGLHNLGNTCFMNSAIQCLVHTPEFAKYFREEYRQEINWQNPLGLVGELALAFGELLRKLWAPGRTAIPPRQFKAKLARFAPQFSGYNQHDSQELLAFLLDGLHEDLNRVKHRPYIKSRDADGRPDEEVADEYWANHIARNDSIIVDVCQGQYKSTLVCPVCNKVSVTFDPFMYLSLPLQSTTTRSITVTVFSCDGSTMPFACTVTVPKHGRCRDLIHALSNSCSLKNNEELKLVEVRNHLFQRFLEDPLISLSTIKDDDHLAAYKIPKLVKKTLVLRLIHRRQERETNDSQTVSQWKPYGTPLLSSISCDDVITRGDIQTEVYKMLSPFLRAESLRHDDIADSNTLVAASDACHDSSSGEACADPLSDSMMNSTSKALTLLKLPLQLVDENNACIDLSVGEEKAIRLSSSATSIVVYVDWSQELLEKFDTHYMENLPEVLKYGPVNKKARTEPLSLYTCLEAFLREEPLVPEDMWLCPQCKERRQASKKLDLWRLPEVLVIHLKRFSYSRSMKHKLETFVNFPIHDLDLTSYVANKNSTQRQLYELYALTNHYGGMGSGHYTAHIKLLDEKRWYNFDDSHISPISEDEVKTAAAYVLFYRKVKGNGANRNGGKPSEGHHSSQK; this is translated from the exons ATGACGGAAGTATCAATGTGCAGTAGCACTGCCTGTGGGGAGCTCACGCCGGAGGAAGAGAGGGTTTTGATTAGAGACATTGCTATTTCCGCTGAGGCTAATAGCAAAGAAGGTGACACCTTCTATTTAATCACTCAGAG GTGGTGGCAGCATTGGATTGAATATGTGAACCAAGACCAGCAAAATATTACAAATGATGGGTCCTCTTTGTTAGAACATTGTGATTTGGTTGGTTCTTCAAAGAGGCCTGCTAGTATTGATAATTCTGATTTAATATACGATGCAACTTCAGAGGACTCCCATGTCGGCATTGAGATTCATGATAGTTTATTAGAAGGCCGTGATTATGTACTGCTTCCGCAAGAAGTTTGGAACCAGTTGTATTCATG GTATGGAGGTGGTCCAACATTGGCACGAAAAGTAATCAGTTCAGGTCTTTCTCAGACAGAATTAGCTGTGGAGGTGTATCCTCTCCGTCTTCAACTGCTGGTTACACCTAAGGGTGATCACTCTGCAATAAGAATAAGCAAGAAG GAGACAATTGGGGAGCTTCATAGAAGAGCTTGTGAGATTTTTTATCTCAATTCAGAACAA GTTTGCATTTGGGATTACTATGGCCACCGAAAGCATGCTTTGATGCATGACATGGATAAAACACTTGATGATGCCAACATACAGATGGATCAGGAT ATTCTGGTGGAGGTTCTTAACAATGTCAATG GAGGTTTATCTGCAAGCAAGGGTGCTTCAAGAAGTTGCAGTGCAGAGCTGTCACAAGGTCAAAACCCGACATCTCCAGCTGGGGAGTTGGATAACGCATATGGGGTTAGTGGTGTCAGTACAAGGGGGTCTTCTAGCGGCCTGATTGGGTTGCATAACCTTGGAAACACATGCTTTATGAATAGTGCAATACAATGTCTTGTTCATACTCCTGAGTTTGCGAAGTACTTCCGCGAGGAGTATCGTCAAGAGATAAATTGGCAAAACCCCTTGGGTTTGGTG GGTGAACTAGCACTAGCATTTGGTGAGTTACTCCGAAAGCTTTGGGCACCTGGTCGGACAGCAATTCCTCCTCGCCAATTTAAAGCAAAGCTGGCTCGTTTTGCACCTCAATTTAGTGGGTACAATCAGCATGATTCTCAG GAGCTTTTAGCATTTCTCCTAGATGGTCTTCATGAAGATTTGAATCGCGTCAAACACAGACCTTACATAAAGTCTAGAGATGCTGATGGTCGTCCAGATGAAGAAGTTGCTGATGAGTACTGGGCAAATCACATTGCTCGTAATGATTCTATAATTGTTGATGTGTGCCAA GGGCAATACAAGTCAACGTTGGtttgcccagtgtgcaataaAGTCTCTGTCACATTTGATCCCTTCATGTACCTTTCTTTGCCACTCCAATCCACCACTACCCGATCTATTACAGTGACAGTTTTTTCTTGTGATGGAAGCACCATGCCATTTGCTTGCACAGTGACTGTCCCGAAGCATGGACGATGTAGAGACTTGATCCATGCACTTAGCAATTCTTGTTCCTTAAAGAACAATGAAGAGCTTAAACTTGTTGAG GTACGAAACCATTTATTTCAAAGGTTTCTAGAAGACCCTTTAATATCTTTATCCACGATCAAAGATGATGACCACCTTGCTGCCTACAAGATTCCAAAGTTGGTAAAGAAAACACTTGTGCTTAGGTTGATACATCGCCGTCAAGAACG GGAAACAAATGATTCCCAAACTGTGTCACAGTGGAAACCTTATGGTACACCTCTTTTATCATCAATCTCATGTGATGATGTAATTACAAGAGGTGATATACAGACTGAAGTTTACAAAATGCTCTCCCCTTTTCTAAGAGCTGAGAGTTTGAGACATGATGACATTGCTGATTCCAACACCTTGGTGGCGGCATCAGATGCATGCCATGACAGCAGCTCTGGTGAAGCATGTGCAGATCCTTTATCAGATTCTATGATGAATAGTACTTCCAAGGCATTGACATTGTTGAAACTACCACTTCAGCTAGTTGATGAAAATAATGCATGCATTGATCTTTCAGTGGGAGAAGAGAAGGCCATCAGATTGTCCTCATCAGCAACATCAATAGTAGTATATGTAGATTGGTCTCAGGAGCTCTTAGAGAAGTTTGATACCCATTACATGGAAAACTTACCTGAAGTGCTCAAATATGGACCTGTGAATAAGAAAGCTCGTACTGAACCTCTCTCCTTGTACACCTGTCTAGAAGCTTTTCTGCGTGAAGAGCCCTTGGTGCCTGAAGACATGTG GTTATGTCCACAATGCAAAGAACGACGGCAAGCAAGTAAAAAGCTCGACTTATGGAGGCTTCCTGAAGTGTTGGTCATCCACTTGAAAAGGTTCTCCTATAGCAGGTCAATGAAGCATAAACTGGAAACTTTTGTCAATTTTCCCATTCATGACTTGGACTTGACAAGTTATGTAGCCAACAAGAACAGCACCCAACGTCAGCTCTATGAACTTTATGCCTTAACCAACCATTATGGTGGCATGGGAAGTGGGCACTATACGGCTCATATCAAG cttctggatgagaaaaggtgGTACAATTTTGATGACAGCCACATATCACCCATAAGTGAAGATGAAGTCAAGACAGCTGCTGCATATGTTCTATTTTATCGCAAAGTGAAGGGTAATGGTGCCAATAGAAATGGAGGAAAGCCTTCCGAGGGTCACCACTCATCCCAAAAGTAA